A genomic window from Nocardioides sp. BP30 includes:
- a CDS encoding GH1 family beta-glucosidase yields the protein MTLHLPAGPALSFGAASASYQIEGAIAEDGRGPSIWDTFTQVPGATKDGKDGSLACDSYHRYREDVDLVAELGADLYRFSVAWPRVIPTGDGAVEPRGLAYYDRLVDALLERGVTPTGTFYHWDLPQILEDRGGWLVRDTAYAFADYAMVVHEHLGDRVKVWATHNEPWCAAYLGYAAGIHAPGRREGGDAHRAAHHLLLGHGLAAERLHAAGCQDVGIVLNLAPVWPEAEVDPAAADGIDAIRNRVWLGPLVDGAYDAGLLRVAPVLAEADLVRPGDLDLIRGSADWMGVNYYTPVRPGPAQPTPAGETRHPETDAYPGVEPVTFVVREPRTDIGWEVDAYGLEELLLDTHKRTGLPLMVTENGAAYDDALVVEVPGVGRIVQDEDRRSYLETHIAATERAREAGADVRGYIVWTLLDNFEWAEGYTKYFGIVHVDPQNQQRTPKASYRWLQERLRG from the coding sequence ATGACCCTCCACCTGCCCGCCGGTCCGGCGCTGTCGTTCGGCGCCGCGAGCGCGTCCTACCAGATCGAGGGCGCCATCGCCGAGGACGGGCGCGGCCCGTCGATCTGGGACACCTTCACCCAGGTGCCCGGGGCGACGAAGGACGGCAAGGACGGCTCGCTCGCCTGCGACTCCTACCACCGCTACCGCGAGGATGTGGATCTCGTCGCCGAGCTGGGCGCGGATCTCTACCGCTTCTCGGTGGCGTGGCCGCGCGTCATCCCCACCGGTGACGGGGCGGTGGAGCCTCGAGGTCTGGCGTACTACGACCGGCTCGTCGACGCGCTGCTGGAGCGGGGCGTCACCCCGACCGGGACGTTCTACCACTGGGACCTGCCGCAGATCCTGGAGGACAGGGGCGGCTGGCTGGTCCGCGACACCGCCTACGCCTTCGCCGACTACGCGATGGTCGTGCACGAGCATCTCGGTGACCGGGTCAAGGTCTGGGCGACCCACAACGAGCCCTGGTGCGCCGCCTACCTCGGCTACGCCGCCGGCATCCACGCACCCGGCCGTCGGGAGGGTGGCGACGCCCACCGGGCGGCCCACCACCTCCTGCTGGGTCACGGGCTGGCCGCCGAGCGCCTGCACGCGGCCGGCTGCCAGGACGTGGGCATCGTGCTCAACCTCGCCCCGGTATGGCCCGAGGCGGAGGTCGACCCGGCGGCCGCCGACGGCATCGATGCCATCCGCAACCGGGTCTGGCTCGGCCCCCTCGTCGACGGCGCGTATGACGCCGGCCTCCTGCGCGTCGCTCCGGTCCTCGCCGAGGCCGACCTCGTCCGGCCCGGCGACCTCGACTTGATCCGCGGCTCGGCCGACTGGATGGGCGTCAACTACTACACCCCGGTCCGTCCCGGCCCCGCGCAACCGACGCCGGCAGGGGAGACGCGGCACCCGGAGACCGATGCCTATCCGGGGGTCGAGCCGGTGACGTTCGTGGTGCGCGAGCCGCGCACCGACATCGGCTGGGAGGTCGACGCCTACGGGCTGGAGGAGCTGCTCCTGGACACCCACAAGCGCACCGGCCTGCCCTTGATGGTCACCGAGAACGGCGCGGCGTACGACGACGCGCTCGTGGTCGAGGTGCCAGGAGTCGGCCGGATCGTGCAGGACGAGGACCGGCGGTCCTACCTCGAGACCCACATCGCCGCGACCGAGCGGGCCCGTGAGGCCGGCGCGGACGTGCGCGGCTACATCGTGTGGACGCTGCTGGACAACTTCGAGTGGGCCGAGGGCTACACGAAGTACTTCGGCATCGTCCATGTGGATCCGCAGAACCAGCAGCGCACGCCGAAGGCGTCCTACCGCTGGCTCCAGGAGCGCTTGCGCGGCTGA